One Paroedura picta isolate Pp20150507F chromosome 3, Ppicta_v3.0, whole genome shotgun sequence genomic window carries:
- the LOC143832751 gene encoding myosin-4-like, which translates to MSSDAEMSIFGPAAPFLRKPEKERIEAQNKPFDAKNAVFVVDPKISYVKATVTGREGGKVTAKTEKGESVTVKEDQVFSMNPPKYDKIEDMAMMTHLHEPAVLYNLKERYAAWMIYTYSGLFCVTVNPYKWLPVYNPEVVNAYRGKKRQEAPPHIFSISDNAYQFMLTDRENQSVLITGESGAGKTVNTKRVIQYFATIATTGDKKKEEAAPQPGKMQGTLEDQIISANPLLEAFGNAKTVRNDNSSRFGKFIRIHFGATGKLSSADIETYLLEKSRVTFQLKAERSYHIFYQIMSNKKPELIEMLLITTNPYDFSYISQGEITVASIDDQEELMATDSAIDILGFTAEEKTAIYKLTGAVMHYGNMRFKQKQREEQAEPDGTEVADKAAYLMNLNSADLLKALCYPRVKVGNEYVTKGQTVQQVYNSVGALAKSVFEKMFLWMVIRINQQLDTKQPRQHFIGVLDIAGFEIFDYNSLEQLCINFTNEKLQQFFNHHMFVLEQEEYKKEGIDWEFIDFGMDLAACIELIEKPMGIFSILEEECMFPKATDTSFKNKLYDQHLGKCKNFEKPKPGKGKAEAHFALVHYAGTVDYNITGWLDKNKDPLNETVLQLYQKSSMKTLALLFADRPADAEGGGKKAGKKKGSSFQTVSALFRENLNKLMSNLRSTHPHFVRCLIPNETKTPGAMEHELVLHQLRCNGVLEGIRICRKGFPSRIIYGDFKQRYRILNASAIPEGQFIDSKKASEKLLGSIDVDHTQYKFGHTKVFFKAGLLGTLEEMRDDKLAQLITRTQAVCRGYVMRVEFKKMMERRESIFTIQYNIRSFMNVKTWPWMKLYFKIKPLLKSAESEKEMANMKEEFEKTKEDLAKSEAKRKELEEKMVSLMQEKNDLQLQVQAESDGLADAEERCDQLIKSKIQLESKIKELTERAEDEEEMNAELTAKKRKLEDECSELKKDIDDLELTLAKVEKEKHATENKVKNLTEEMAVLDESIAKLTKEKKALQEAHQQTLDDLQAEEDKVNTLTKAKTKLEQQVDDLEGSLEQEKKLRMDLERAKRKLEGDLKLAQESTMDLENDKQQLDEKLKKKDFEISQLQSKIEDEQALGSQLQKKIKELQARIEELEEEIEAERASRAKAEKQRADLSRELEEISERLEEAGGATAAQIEMNKKREAEFQKLRRDLEEATLQHEATAAALRKKHADSSAELGEQIDNLQRVKQKLEKEKSELKMEIDDLASNMESVSKAKSTLEKLSRSLEDQLSEVKAKEEEHQRTINDLSAQRARLQTEAGELARQVEEKDSLISQLSRGKQGFTQQIEELKRQLEEETKAKNALAHGLQSARHDCDLLREQFEEEQEAKAELQRAMSKANSEVAQWRTKYETDAIQRTEELEEAKKKLAQRLQDAEEHVEAVNSKCASLEKTKQRLQNEVEDLMIDVERSNSACAALDKKQKNFDKVLAEWKQKFEEAQSELEASQKESRSLSTELFKMKNAYEESLDQLETLKRENKNLQQEISDLTEQIAEGGKAIHELEKVKKQIEQEKSELQASLEEAEASLEHEEGKILRIQLELNQVKSDIDRRIAEKDEEIDQLKRNHLRVVESMQSTLDAEVRSRNDALRVKKKMEGDLNEMEIQLSHANRQAAEALKNLRNTQGQLKDTQLHLDDAVRSQDDLKEQVAMVERRANLMQAEIEELRAALEQTERGRKVAEQELLDASERVQLLHTQNTSLINTKKKLETDIAQIQGEVEETVQEARNAEEKAKKAITDAAMMAEELKKEQDTSAHLERMKKNLEQTVKDLQHRLDEAEQLAMKGGKKQLQKLEARVRELEGEIENEQKRSADAVKGVRKYERRVKELTYQSEEDRKNVLRLQDLVDKLQLKVKAYKRQSEESEEQSNLSLSRFRKIQHELEEAEERADIAESQVNKLRVKSRDAGKAVKSEE; encoded by the exons ACATATTCAGGTCTCTTCTGTGTCACTGTCAATCCCTACAAGTGGCTGCCAGTGTACAACCCAGAGGTGGTAAACGCCTACAGGGGCAAAAAGCGTCAAGAGGCTCCTCCTCACATCTTCTCCATCTCTGATAATGCCTATCAGTTCATGTTAACTG ATCGTGAGAATCAGTCAGTTCTGATCAC GGGAGAATCTGGAGCTGGAAAGACTGTGAACACGAAACGTGTCATCCAGTACTTTGCAACAATTGCAACCACAGGTGAtaagaaaaaagaagaggcaGCACCCCAACCTGGCAAAATGCAg GGGACCCTTGAAGATCAAATCATCAGTGCCAATCCCTTGCTGGAGGCTTTTGGAAACGCCAAGACTGTGAGGAATGACAACTCCTCACGTTTT GGTAAATTCATCAGAATTCATTTTGGTGCCACAGGCAAACTGTCTTCTGCTGACATTGAAACAT ACCTTCTAGAAAAGTCCAGAGTTACTTTCCAGCTGAAAGCTGAAAGAAGCTACCACATCTTTTATCAGATCATGTCCAACAAGAAGCCAGAACTCATTG AGATGCTTCTGATTACCACCAACCCTTATGACTTTTCGTATATAAGTCAAGGAGAAATCACAGTCGCCAGCATAGATGATCAAGAAGAGCTGATGGCCACAGAT AGTGCCATTGACATCCTGGGTTTCACGGCTGAGGAAAAGACAGCCATTTACAAGCTTACTGGAGCTGTAATGCACTATGGGAACATGAGATTCAAGCAAAAGCAGCGTGAGGAGCAGGCTGAGCCAGATGGCACCGAAG TTGCTGACAAGGCTGCCTACCTCATGAACCTCAACTCAGCAGATCTGCTTAAAGCTCTGTGCTATCCTCGAGTCAAAGTCGGCAATGAATATGTCACCAAAGGCCAAACTGTCCAGCAG GTGTACAATTCTGTTGGTGCTTTGGCTAAGTCTGTCTTTGAGAAGATGTTCTTGTGGATGGTCATTCGTATCAACCAGCAGCTGGATACCAAGCAGCCAAGGCAGCACTTCATAGGAGTCTTGGACATTGCTGGCTTTGAGATCTTTGAT TACAACAGCTTGGAGCAGCTCTGCATCAACTTCACCAATGAGAAACTGCAACAGTTTTTCAACCATCATATGTTTGTGCTGGAACAAGAGGAATACAAGAAAGAAGGAATTGACTGGGAGTTCATTGACTTTGGAATGGACTTGGCTGCCTGCATAGAGCTCATTGAGAAG CCAATGGGCATCTTCTCCATCCTAGAAGAGGAGTGCATGTTCCCCAAGGCAACAGACACTTCTTTCAAGAATAAGCTCTATGACCAGCATCTTGGCAAGTGCAAGAACTTTGAGAAGCCCAAGCCTGGCAAAGGGAAAGCTGAGGCCCACTTTGCCCTGGTGCACTATGCTGGCACAGTAGACTACAACATCACTGGCTGGCTGGACAAGAACAAGGACCCCCTGAATGAAACTGTTTTGCAGCTATACCAGAAATCCTCCATGAAGACCCTGGCTCTTCTGTTTGCTGATCGCCCTGCTGATGCTG agGGCGGTGGCAAGAAAGCTGGCAAAAAGAAGGGTTCCTCTTTCCAGACCGTGTCTGCTCTCTTCAGG GAGAACTTAAACAAGCTGATGAGCAACCTGAGGAGCACTCACCCTCATTTTGTGCGATGCCTCATTCCTAATGAAACTAAAACTCCTG GTGCCATGGAACATGAACTGGTATTGCATCAGCTGAGGTGTAACGGAGTGCTAGAAGGCATCAGAATTTGCAGGAAGGGATTTCCCAGCAGGATCATTTACGGTGACTTCAAACAGAG ATATAGGATTCTAAATGCAAGTGCCATCCCAGAGGGACAGTTCATTGACAGCAAGAAGGCTTCAGAAAAGCTTCTTGGATCCATTGATGTTGATCACACTCAGTATAAATTTGGCCACACTAAG GTGTTCTTCAAAGCTGGACTTCTGGGTACTCTAGAGGAGATGAGAGATGACAAGTTGGCCCAGCTGATTACACGGACACAAGCCGTGTGCCGGGGCTATGTGATGAGGGTGGAATTCAAGAAAATGATGGAAAGGAG GGAGTCCATCTTTACTATTCAGTACAATATCCGTTCATTCATGAATGTCAAGACATGGCCTTGGATGAAGCTGTACTTTAAGATCAAGCCTCTGCTGAAGAGTGCTGAGTCAGAGAAGGAGATGGCCAACATGAAGGAAGAATTTGAGAAAACTAAAGAAGACCTTGCAAAGTCAGAGGCCAAACGGAAGGAACTGGAAGAAAAAATGGTGTCCCTGATGCAAGAGAAAAATGACTTGCAGCTCCAAGTCCAAGCT GAATCAGACGGCTTGGCAGATGCTGAGGAGAGATGTGACCAACTGATCAAAAGCAAAATCCAGTTGGAGTCCAAAATTAAGGAATTAACTGAACGAGCAGAAGATGAAGAGGAGATGAATGCTGAGTTGACAGCCAAGAAAAGGAAACTGGAAGATGAATGCTCAGAGCTGAAGAAAGACATCGATGATCTTGAGCTCACACTggccaaggttgaaaaggaaaagcACGCCACTGAGAATAAG GTGAAAAACCTTACTGAAGAGATGGCAGTCTTGGATGAGAGCATTGCCAAATTGACCAAGGAAAAGAAAGCCCTCCAAGAGGCCCATCAACAGACCCTGGATGACCTGCAGGCAGAAGAGGACAAAGTGAATACACTGACCAAAGCAAAGACCAAGCTGGAGCAGCAAGTGGATGAT CTTGAAGGGTCACTGGAGCAAGAAAAGAAGCTTCGCATGGACCTTGAAAGAGCCAAGAGGAAGCTTGAAGGAGATCTGAAGCTGGCTCAGGAATCTACAATGGATTTGGAGAATGATAAACAGCAGCTGGATGAAAAGCTTAAAAA GAAAGACTTTGAAATCAGCCAACTCCAAAGCAAGATTGAAGATGAGCAGGCCTTAGGCTCTCAGCTTCAGAAGAAGATCAAGGAGCTACAG GCCCGTATTGAGGAACTAGAAGAGGAGATTGAGGCTGAACGTGCATCTCGGGCTAAAGCAGAGAAGCAGCGGGCTGATCTCTCCAGGGAACTTGAAGAGATCAGTGAGCGCTTGGAGGAAGCTGGTGGGGCTACAGCAGCTCAGATTGAGATGAACAAGAAACGTGAGGCAGAATTCCAGAAACTGCGCCGGGACCTTGAAGAGGCCACTCTGCAGCATGAAGCCACTGCAGCTGCCCTCCGCAAGAAGCATGCAGACAGCTCAGCTGAACTCGGGGAACAAATTGATAACCTGCAGCGTGTGAAGCAGAAGCTAGAGAAGGAAAAGAGTGAGCTAAAGATGGAGATTGATGACCTTGCCAGCAACATGGAATCTGTCTCCAAAGCCAAG TCAACTCTTGAGAAGTTAAGTCGCTCCTTGGAAGATCAACTCAGTGAAGTTAAAGCAAAGGAGGAAGAACACCAACGTACAATTAATGATCTGAGTGCTCAAAGAGCTCGTCTACAGACAGAAGCAG GTGAACTTGCACGTCAGGTGGAGGAAAAAGATTCTCTGATTTCCCAACTCTCAAGAGGCAAGCAAGGCTTTACCCAACAGATTGAAGAACTGAAGAGGCAACTGGAAGAGGAAACAAAG GCAAAGAATGCATTAGCCCATGGTTTGCAATCTGCTCGCCATGACTGTGACTTGCTCCGGGAGCAATTTGAAGAGGAGCAGGAAGCCAAGGCTGAGCTACAACGGGCCATGTCCAAGGCCAACAGTGAAGTGGCCCAATGGAGGACCAAATATGAGACTGATGCCATTCAACGCACagaagagctggaagaggccaa gaaaaaGCTTGCCCAGCGCCTGCAGGATGCTGAAGAGCATGTTGAGGCTGTGAATTCCAAATGTGCTTCCCTTGAGAAGACAAAGCAGAGACTGCAGAATGAAGTGGAGGATCTGATGATTGACGTGGAAAGGTCCAATTCAGCCTGCGCAGCTCTAGATAAGAAGCAGAAGAACTTTGATAAG GTTCTGGCAGAATGGAAGCAGAAATTCGAGGAAGCTCAGTCTGAACTGGAAGCTTCACAGAAGGAGTCTCGCTCTCTCAGCACAGAGCTCTTCAAGATGAAGAATGCTTATGAGGAGTCCTTGGATCAGCTGGAAACTCTGAAGCGCGAGAACAAGAACCTTCAAC AGGAGATATCTGACCTCACGGAACAGATTGCTGAAGGAGGAAAGGCTATCCATGAACTGGAAAAAGTGAAGAAACAGATTGAACAAGAGAAATCTGAACTTCAAGCTTCTCTTGAAGAAGCTGAG GCTTCATTGGAACATGAAGAAGGCAAAATTCTCCGCATCCAACTGGAGCTCAACCAGGTGAAGTCTGACATTGACAGGAGAATTGCAGAGAAGGATGAGGAAATTGATCAGCTGAAGAGGAATCACCTGAGAGTGGTAGAGTCCATGCAGAGTACTCTAGATGCTGAAGTGAGGAGCAGAAATGATGCCTTGAGGGTAAAGAAGAAGATGGAGGGAGATCTGAATGAAATGGAAATCCAGTTGAGCCATGCCAATCGCCAAGCTGCTGAGGCACTCAAGAACCTCAGGAACACACAAGGACAGCTGAAG GACACACAACTGCATTTGGATGATGCTGTGCGGAGCCAAGATGATCTGAAGGAGCAGGTGGCCATGGTTGAGCGCAGGGCTAACCTGATGCAGGCTGAGATTGAGGAGCTCCGAGCTGCTCTGGAACAGACAGAAAGGGGCAGGAAAGTGGCTGAGCAGGAGCTCCTGGATGCCAGCGAACGTGTGCAGCTCCTCCACACACAG AACACTAGCTTGATCAACACCAAGAAGAAGCTGGAAACAGACATTGCCCAAATCCAGGGTGAAGTGGAAGAGACTGTACAGGAAGCACGCAATGCGGAGGAGAAGGCCAAGAAGGCCATCACTGAT GCAGCCATGATGGCAGAGGAGCTGAAGAAGGAGCAAGACACCAGTGCCCACCTGGAGAGGATGAAGAAGAACCTTGAGCAGACTGTGAAGGACCTGCAGCACCGTCTTGATGAGGCAGAGCAGTTGGCTATGAAAGGTGGCAAGAAGCAACTCCAGAAACTGGAGGCTAGA GTACGGGAACTAGAAGGAGAAATTGAGAATGAGCAGAAGCGTAGTGCTGATGCAGTTAAGGGTGTGCGCAAATATGAGAGACGGGTCAAAGAGTTGACCTACCAG tctgaggaagaTCGGAAGAATGTTCTGAGGCTTCAAGACCTGGTGGATAAACTCCAGCTCAAAGTGAAAGCATACAAGAGACAATCTGAAGAATCT